CTGTAGTGTGTCTCAACCGGGCCCAGACCGTCTCGCGCTCGAAACAGTAAGCGATATCTCACAAAATATGGAACAGCGAAATGTCAGAAAACTACAGGGCACGATAGGTAGATTCCAAAGCAACTGggcggcgaagagaaagtAGACGACCCGGTTGCTGTCCGGGTGCTGCTGTATCCTGTGGAGATCGTGTCAGCTCGTCGGCGTGTATAGATTCTCAAACTACACTTTCCACGTAGCGAGGAAATCGATGAATTTCAAGGCGGCCGTCAAACGGGTACCGCATTGTGCCTTGTGAAACAAGAGAGCAGTTGCGCATTCGTTTGTCTGACAGACATGGTGCTGAACACCAGAAACGTGGTTCTATGTGGTACGAAAACTCCTGCAAATTACTTGCCGGCTGTCACGGGCAATATCTACAAAGCCATTTCCGCTCACGATCGCGGGGCTGGTAGTCTTCATCAGAAGGTGAAACGGGTTCTCATTAAAGGAGTGCCAACCTGAAAACGGGCTGAGTGATGCCAGTTTCATGTTCGCATAGCACTCGTGCTATCAAGTAAAGCCGTAGTATATGCCCAAGCCGCACAGTAACCGCGAATGAGCTACGGGCTACGTTACGGACACACTGCGGAAAGCAGCAGCTACTGCCTCGGGTAGCAGCCATGGCACACGGACAGACCAGCAAATAGTGTGCCGGGTTGGTTCAACGCCGACACTCTGCGTATTCTTGGCATTTCTAGCTAGGGTGACCACAGCATGGTCTGCTCTGGATTCCACGGGGAGACACCCCCGCATAGCGGCCGGTGCCCACCTGGTGagcaaaggaaaagaggaatcACTTTCGTCTATCGCCCGCATGTACACATCTGCAAAAACAACGAGTATCGAAACGAGCACAACATTACCCCATCAACGCGTGATCGAAGGAACCGCGCATCCTTTTCCGACATCCGGGTGCAGCGGGATACTGGTTTTCCCGGATGAGCGCGACACTTCCCTATTTTTCTGGTCCACGGCGACTCGGTGTTTCGCAGTGCCAGCATCGGCATCGTCGAAGCCGGTCCGGCACGCTCCCTCTTCACTAGTGATTGAAACAACGAAGGAATTCGCGTCCTTCCTCGGCAGCGAGACTTCGTCCTCGGTGCTTGTTTTCCCTGGCTCAGGCGATACTTTGTGCTCCTTTCTGTCAATGTGACTTTTCCCATGGTCATTCTTGACAAGCTCACCGGCATCCGTTACTGCAGCAAGAAAAgcgtcttccactttctcttcaAGCTTTTCCACATTACGCTCGCGCTCCTCCAGAAAATGCACCGTATTCTGCATTACTTTCGACGCGACGTTGTTGTTCTCGATCTCCCGCTGGCAGGCGGTCTCAGCTATAGATTTGTACACTACATTTCGTGTTATCACTGGCCACGCATACTTGTAGAAGCCGATCTTGGTGGCATCCATTACAAAAAACCATAGGATGCCCCAGAAGATCGTGACCCACGCTTGACCCCAATTGATTCCCACCATACGTGGTCCCGACCCGGGCCTCCATGCGATCTTCCAGTAAATTGAAAGGAATATTGTCACCACCACAGCACAAATTTGGGGAATAATGATAACGAGGGCCGGGAACTGGTTATTCTCGTTGTACCTACAAAATAGGCCTCGTGTTCGAACACTCTGAAACGAGAACTGGATGAGGACAGTCATCAAAAGCCATACACCAGCATTTGTTTGGTAGCTCATGAAGTGTTCAGAAACCGGGAGAGGCCAATCAGGAGTGAACTTTGGTAATCCCCATCGGGGCCACCAGTTGACACAGTGTGACGGATCTGCGAATACAACGTAGAGCAGAATAGAGACTGTCGCTAGAAAACCAAGCCAAGTGGAGAGGCAAATTACCCTCAGCATTGACCAGATCATGGGTGAGGTGGAACTCGCAACTCGATCGCGAGAGCAACTCATCAAGACAAAGTCATTAATCATTGACATGAGAACCAAAGTCCAGGATGGAAACTGATACCGCAAAATTACTATACATCCCCACCACATGCCCAAAATGATCAAGCTAGTGTATATGCGGAAAATAATGTAGGATTCAACGCGTTTGAAGATTTGTCTCGACAGAGACATGACAGTGATGATTGTCTTCAGGCCAGGTGCAAACAGAATGATGTCTGCTGCTGCCCTCGCTGCTTGAGTTGCGCCGCTAACCGCGATACCAATAGTCGCTCGTTTCAATGCTGGAGCATCGTTCACTCCATCACCTGTCATTGCTACTAGCTTGTGCGCATCCATCATCGCATTCACTATTGCGTACTTATGTTCTGGGAAAACGCCAGCGAATCCATCAACAGTTTCAATAAATTCGGCAAGAGCTTTCCCTTGTACCAGGccagtctccttctcttctttccataTTTCTGGGCCGACGATGTTTGTGCCCATGTGCAGCTGTCTGGCAGTCTCAACAGCAATGGCCTGTTGATCGCCAGTTACCATTATTACACGAATACCCAATTCGTTTGCCCTCTGGATAGTTGCGGCAGTGTCTTCACGAGGAGGGTCGAACAGCGATAAGTACCCGACAAGCTTCCAGCGCGGCGCGTCACCAGCCACACCATCGGGGACGGGTTTCACTGCAACTCCAAGAGTCCTCAGCCCCCGCTTTGCTTTATTCAAAATGAGTTCGTTCAGCTGCTCACGCAGTTTCTGGTCTTCGTAGCAGACGAGGTCCCTGATAACGTGGGGAGCACCCTTTGTAGTAATGAACTTCTTCCCTTCAGGGCTTACTACAGTCGCCTCAGTTCTCTTGTCCACAGGGTTGAAAGGTACATACTCAAGAATTTGATACTTTGCTCGCTCTGTCATATCGGCAGCCGCATTGATTGTTCGGTCTATAGGTTCTGGCTCCTGCGTATCACTGCAGAGGCTTGCGTAGAGAAGCATAGTTTCCTCGTCGTAGCCGGGCTCTATCATGGACTCCTCTTTGAAAAGGGAAAGCTGGTTTTTCGTCAAAGTCCCCGTCTTGTCACTAAATAGAATCACGACGCCAGCTGCCTCCTCGATTGCAGACAATCGAGAAACAGCTGCATTCTGTTTCGTAATGATCAGAGCTCCAACTGACAAAACCGTCGTCGTAACTACAGGCATAGCTGCCGGCGCGACAGATGCGATCAAGATGAATGCGTGCTTCAGCGCAATCAGATAACGCCTTTCAGGGATAATCAATTTCCAATCGGAATTAAAGGACtgccagaagaagaggaacgcggCACAGCAGCTGGCGACGAAGGTGATGAACAGCGACGTCCTATGCAGAACGGTTTCAAGGTAGCCTTGTCGCTCAGCGCGCGCTAGCAACGACAACGTTTTGCCATAGAAAGAGTCGTTGCCTGTCTTAGTTACAAGCATTTCCCCCTCGCCCCTGTCTACCACGGACCCCGAGAGAAGTGGCGCCCCCGGACGCTTTCGGATAGGCACAGATTCTCCTGTCAGAGCAGATTCGTCAACAGTGATGGTCGTCCCTTTGGTCACAAACACTCCGTCAGCTGGCATGATCACGCCCGCCTTAAGATGAACAACGTCTCCTGGCACGAGATCGCGCACCTGTCGATTCTGCCACTGTCCATCTCTCTTCACCTGACACACCGGGGCGCCCAACTTCTCAACAGCTGCAATGGCGTTATGTGCGGACCGCTGCCCAATATAATCGGCCCAGACCATTGAGTTGttcagaaagagaagaagagcgaaagaaaaccaGTCGCGCATGTTGTCCTCCACCACGCAGACTGAGAAAAGAGCCGCGACGATCAACAACATGGGCACAAGGGAGAGGTATTTCTTCAACACTTTGAACCATTCAGGCACCTGCTCACACGGATACAGTCACATGTAAAAACGACTTTGGAAATAGCGGCAACTGCTCGTCGTGGCACGCGGTGTGGTTCAtgtgtacacatatataacAAAAGATCGGCAACACACCACAGTTGAACCGGATTTTTTTTAATTAGCATGTTTAGGTCGTCATCGACATTTTGAACAGGGAAGTTTTGTGCTGAGTAGAGACGCAGTGGGACGAGTTTCGCCACGTCACCTATAGAATGTTAGAGAACACGCGTGTAGGCCACATGCTTGATAACAATACAGAGCGTCTTAGTCGAGATACCTAAACTCATTATCACGAATTCTTCCGCTGCAGCCCAGTGCTCTGCACGGTCAGAAAACCCTTTATGGGTTACACGCTCTCGACCAAGCTACGTACCTGGTGGGGCTTCACTTCATTCCAGCCATATTTCTTTCTGAGGTCCGCAACTTGGTCCGACGTCAGGCCTCGTGTGTCGTAGTTTACGGTTACCGTCTCTGTTTGCTCCAACttgtctgctgctgcttcgaGTTCTGCTGCCCTTCTGCTCGCTTCGTCCATCACTCGTGCGCCTCGTTCGCTTGAGTGAGCTCCTtcacttgctttctcgtTGCTAAGCACCCGCTGCACGCCAGAGGTTAATCCAGCTGTTCCATCTACCACATTTTGACCAGTACCTGTTACAGACTTTACACTCGCACCCGAATGCAATTCAATGGAGCCTCCTGCTGTTGTGAGTTTTTGATATGAATGCTCGGTCGGCGTTCCGGCGTTAGGCGCTCCATCCCGCTGCAGTGTGGTGTTTTTAAAACGAGGACGCCCAGTGATGGACGACGGCAGCTGGCCGCTGGCTTTCTTGGGGAGAAGTGCCCCCTTCTCACTGGAGACGGTTGCCATACTTCAGCAGCACAGAAGCTGTAAGGCAGCGCAAGGATTGCACCTGTCTTATACATTTACTGCACTCTTGCGTCGGCGGCCTCGGTATTCAAAGCAGGTGCGACATTCGGAAGATAGTCTCACGGTCAACCCTAATTCCAGGCTTCTACCAATTGCAGGACGGACAACCGCAGGCGCGAGACACTCGACTTAAGGGATCAGCCAGCGGCCTGGAAACCACATCAACCCACAAGGGCGGATAAGAATTAGTGGACGAACGCAATCACCGCAGTTGCAACCTAGTGGAGGGGCAAGTTTTTGAAATCCATGCAAGACATAGAATGATAATCCCTTCACTTCGGCAGACCTACATTTTAGACGCATGTAACACTAACAATTGCCGGGAGTATTGACGCAGCCAGTATACATCTGTTATCTTACCTGTGGCAGTAATTCTGGCATATCTGTCCTGATTATCAAGGTAGAATCGCGGCTCAAACACGTTTCGGACGTAGAAGATGAAAAGGCATGAGTCGCACATCATTGTTTCCGGCCTGCGGTCTTGGTGCCACAGTTCAGGTAAGACGCTTTATAGACACTCGAGCCAGTATCTACCGTGCAGCTTATCAGAAACTCACTCTCCCAGCGCTACCCACACTGGTGGCACACGCAGAACCAGTCCGTCTAGCTACGCTTCACGCTTCCCTTATCAACAACGAAGCCGACTGTCATACAGGCAGCATGCACGAGTCCATCACAGGAAACCCGTGGACATCCTTGATTGCCACGCCCGCGCACGCACTGTCTGCAAACGTTCCCGGCGCACGGgactgcagagacgcgtctACCTCGCTGGCCTGTAAGCATGGCGTTTGAAATGCGCCAAGACAGGCACAGGGTCAGCTGGTTGTCGGACCAGTAGAAGGAACGCGTGGCAACAGCTCCTTTGCATTGAAGTCATTCTCTGAATTGGGGAGCATGCGGAGGTGTGAATGGTCCACGCAAATCGCTCGTTGGTGTGCGTGGAATGTTGATGTATTTACGTTCTACAATTCAAATAGCGTCAGCAACACTTCGGATCCGTTTATGTGCCAAGTTC
This portion of the Toxoplasma gondii ME49 chromosome III, whole genome shotgun sequence genome encodes:
- a CDS encoding P-type ATPase PMA1 (encoded by transcript TGME49_252640~Gene product name based on ToxoDB Community Expert Annotation. PMID: 11223136.~Predicted trans-membrane domain (TMHMM2.0):176-196:349-372:395-418:759-782:785-803:823-846:874-894:914-937:951-971), which gives rise to MATVSSEKGALLPKKASGQLPSSITGRPRFKNTTLQRDGAPNAGTPTEHSYQKLTTAGGSIELHSGASVKSVTGTGQNVVDGTAGLTSGVQRVLSNEKASEGAHSSERGARVMDEASRRAAELEAAADKLEQTETVTVNYDTRGLTSDQVADLRKKYGWNEVKPHQVPEWFKVLKKYLSLVPMLLIVAALFSVCVVEDNMRDWFSFALLLFLNNSMVWADYIGQRSAHNAIAAVEKLGAPVCQVKRDGQWQNRQVRDLVPGDVVHLKAGVIMPADGVFVTKGTTITVDESALTGESVPIRKRPGAPLLSGSVVDRGEGEMLVTKTGNDSFYGKTLSLLARAERQGYLETVLHRTSLFITFVASCCAAFLFFWQSFNSDWKLIIPERRYLIALKHAFILIASVAPAAMPVVTTTVLSVGALIITKQNAAVSRLSAIEEAAGVVILFSDKTGTLTKNQLSLFKEESMIEPGYDEETMLLYASLCSDTQEPEPIDRTINAAADMTERAKYQILEYVPFNPVDKRTEATVVSPEGKKFITTKGAPHVIRDLVCYEDQKLREQLNELILNKAKRGLRTLGVAVKPVPDGVAGDAPRWKLVGYLSLFDPPREDTAATIQRANELGIRVIMVTGDQQAIAVETARQLHMGTNIVGPEIWKEEKETGLVQGKALAEFIETVDGFAGVFPEHKYAIVNAMMDAHKLVAMTGDGVNDAPALKRATIGIAVSGATQAARAAADIILFAPGLKTIITVMSLSRQIFKRVESYIIFRIYTSLIILGMWWGCIVILRYQFPSWTLVLMSMINDFVLMSCSRDRVASSTSPMIWSMLRVICLSTWLGFLATVSILLYVVFADPSHCVNWWPRWGLPKFTPDWPLPVSEHFMSYQTNAGVWLLMTVLIQFSFQSVRTRGLFCRYNENNQFPALVIIIPQICAVVVTIFLSIYWKIAWRPGSGPRMVGINWGQAWVTIFWGILWFFVMDATKIGFYKYAWPVITRNVVYKSIAETACQREIENNNVASKVMQNTVHFLEERERNVEKLEEKVEDAFLAAVTDAGELVKNDHGKSHIDRKEHKVSPEPGKTSTEDEVSLPRKDANSFVVSITSEEGACRTGFDDADAGTAKHRVAVDQKNREVSRSSGKTSIPLHPDVGKGCAVPSITR